A region from the Lolium perenne isolate Kyuss_39 chromosome 4, Kyuss_2.0, whole genome shotgun sequence genome encodes:
- the LOC127294330 gene encoding uncharacterized protein produces the protein MATRRDLGGEPPDSTRLRIGDDVAWVDVGGVYDRDDSLKENTNPKCLLKSHNPTAPGQHHHHAGGGGGNSQRFSGNLKPTAAPIIGLSGKLGGGRRSHQQHPPAMFPKKAKTGGGGRNPRAAVPEDEPSSPKVSCIGKVLSERERARRCPRPPPSEKPPRPPGGCCPGFGFMMRRSRSRKSAVESVDWSPPPAPPAARLRDNKAFQADEAAPAPAPAPGLAGVMRFASGRRAADWAAEMEVDDRVARSGPL, from the coding sequence atggcgACTAGGCGCGACCTCGGCGGCGAACCGCCGGACTCCACGCGGCTGCGCATCGGCGACGACGTAGCCTGGGTGGACGTCGGCGGCGTGTACGACCGCGACGACTCCCTCAAGGAGAACACAAACCCCAAGTGCCTCCTCAAGAGCCACAACCCGACCGCGCCcgggcagcaccaccaccacgccggcggcggcggcggcaactCGCAGCGCTTCTCCGGGAACCTCAAGCCGACGGCGGCGCCCATCATCGGCCTCTCGGGGAAGCTGGGCGGCGGGCGGAGGTCCCACCAGCAGCACCCGCCGGCCATGTTCCCCAAGAAGGCCAAgacgggcggcggcgggcgcAACCCTCGTGCCGCCGTCCCGGAGGACGAGCCCAGCTCGCCCAAGGTCTCCTGCATCGGGAAGGTGCTCTCGGAGCGCGAGCGGGCGCGCCGCTGCCCCCGCCCGCCGCCGTCGGAGAAGCCGCCGCGGCCTCCCGGCGGCTGCTGCCCCGGGTTCGGGTTCATGATGCGCCGCAGCCGCTCGCGGAAGAGCGCCGTGGAGAGCGTCGACTGGTCCCCGCCTCCCGCGCCCCCGGCGGCGAGGCTCAGGGACAACAAGGCGTTCCAGGCGGACGAGGCCGCGCCTGCGCCTGCGCCGGCGCCGGGGCTGGCCGGAGTCATGCGGTTCGCGTcggggaggcgggcggcggacTGGGCGGCCGAGATGGAGGTAGACGACCGCGTGGCCAGATCTGGGCCGTTGTAG